ACGCGTCCGTCGTGCGGCGCCTCCACGAGAAGCTGTTCTACCGGCCCCTCCTCGACGCCGTCGCCCAGCTCGCCCCCGGCGAGATCCGGCTCAGCCCCGAGGCGGCCTGGCAGCGGCTCGAAGCGCTCGGCTACGCCGACCCGGCGGCCGCCCTGCGCCACCTGGAGGCCCTGTCGTCCGGCGTCAGCCGCAAGGCCGCCATCCAGCGCACCCTGCTGCCGGTGCTGCTCGGCTGGTTCGCCGACTCCGCCGACCCCGACGCCGGACTTCTCGGCTTCCGCAAGGTGTCCGACGCGCTCGGCACGACCCCCTGGTACCTGCGGCTGCTGCGCGACGAGGGCGCCGCCGCCGAGAACCTGGCCCGCGTCCTGTCAGCCGGGCGCCTCGCCCCCGACCTGCTGCTGCGCGCCCCCGAGGCGGTCGCCATCCTCGGCGCGCGCGAGGGCCTGGAGCCGCGCGGCCGCCGCCACCTGGAGCCGGAGATCCTCGCCGCGGTCGGCCGCGCCGACACCCCCGAGCAGGCCGTCGCCGCGGCCCGCGGGGTGCGCCGCAGGGAGCTGTTCCGCACCGCGGCGGCCGACATCATCGCCTCGTACGGCACCGAGGAGGCCCCCGCCCACCCCGACGCGGGCGCCCTCGTGGACCGCGTCGGGCAGGCCGTCACGGACCTCAACGCGGCGACGATCGCGGGCGCCCTGCGCGCCGCCGTCCGCGCCGAGTGGGGCGACACGCTCCCCACCCGCTTCGCCGTCATCGGCATGGGCCGCTTCGGCGGCCACGAACTGGGCTACGGCTCCGACGCCGACGTGCTGTTCGTCCACGAGCCGCGCGACGGCGTGGGCGAGCAGGAGGCGGCCCGCGCCGCGAACCGGGTCGTCGCCGAGATGCGCCGCCTGCTGCAACTGCCGACCGCCGACCCGCCGTTGCTGATCGACGCCGACCTGCGCCCCGAGGGCCGCAGCGGTCCCTTGGTGCGCACCCTCAAGTCGTACGAGGCGTACTACCGGCGCTGGTCGCTCGGCTGGGAGAGCCAGGCGCTGCTGCGGGCCGAGCCGATGGCCGGCGACGCAGACCTGGGCCGCCGGTTCATCGAGCTGGTCGATCCGCTGCGGTACCCGGCGAAGGGCCTCGACGAGGCCGCCGTACGGGAGATCCGCCGCCTCAAGGCCCGCATGGAGAACGAGCGGCTGCCGCGCGGCGCCGACCCGACCCTCCACACGAAGCTCGGCCGGGGCGGCCTGTCGGACGTGGAGTGGACGGTGCAGCTCATGCAGATGCGGCACGCCCACGAGGTGCCGGGCCTGCGCACCACCAGCACCCGCGAGGCGCTCGCCGCCGCCCGCGAGGCCGGTCTCATCGGCGGGCAGGACGCGCGGACCCTGGACGAGGCGTGGGTCCTGGCCACCCGCGTCCGCAACGGCGTGATGCTCGTACGGGGCCGGGCCGGCGACACGTTCCCGGCGGGCGCGCGCGAACTGGCCGCCGTGGGCCGCTACCTGGGGTACGGGCCCGGTCACGCGGGCGAGATGGTGGACGACTACCGCCGTACGACCCGCCGCGCCCGTGCCGTGGTGGACGAGCTGTTCTACGGGGCGTGAGCCGGGCCGTTCGCGGCGGCGTGGGCCTGATCCACGAGAGCGGACCGCGCTGATCCACGGGCGTGGACCGACGGGGGTACGCCGCCGACGCCGGGCGGCAGCTGACCTGAACCCGCCGTGTCGCGGCCTGAACACGCCCCGTACGCGCTGTTACGGCACCCGCGCCGCGCCCGCCACCGGCGCCGCCGGGCCGTCCGCCTCCAGCGCGGCCACCGGGGCGGCCGGCTCGGGCACCGGGACCGGGCCCACCGCGCCGCCGCCCGCGCCGGCCCGGGCGCCGCGCCCGCGCACGTACCGGGGCAGCCGGTGCGGCGGCTTGCCGTACCAGGCGCACACGAGGCCCACGCCGAAGGCCAGGCAGAGGATGCCGCCCACCGCGTCCAGCCAGAAGTGGTTGGCCGTCGCGACGATCACGACCAGCGTGAGCGCCGGGTACAGCAGACCCAGGATCCGCGCCCACGGGGCCTTGGCCAGGGCGAAGATCGCCAGTCCGCACCACAGGGACCAGCCGATGTGCATCGACGGCATCGCGGCGTACTGGTTCGACATGTTCTTCAGGTCGCCCGACGCCATCGAGCCCCAGGTCTGGTGGACCAGCACCGTGTCGATGAAGTTCTCGCTCTCCATCAGCCGAGGGGGAGCGAGCGGGTACAGGTAGTAGCCGAGCAGGGCGATGGCGGTCGTGGAGAACAGGATCATCCGGATCGCCGCGTAACGGCCCGGATGCCAGCGGTAGAGCCACACGAGCACACCGATGGTGACGAGGAAGTGCAGCGTCGCGTAGTAGTAGTTCATCGACACGATGAGCCAGTCCACCGAGTCCGCCGCGTGGTTGACGGTCTTCTCGAAGGCCAGGCCCAGGCTGTGCTCGGCGCGCCAGATCCAGTCGGCGTTGCGCAGCGCCTGCGCCTTCTGCTCCGGTACCGCGTTGCGAATGAGCGAGTACACGCCGTAACTGACGGCGATGAGCAGGATCTCGAACCAGATGCGCGGATGGCGCGGGGCCCGCAACCGGTCCCACGTGGCCCGGCGTGACGCCGAAGAGCCTTCCGACGTGGTCAAAATCCTGTCACCCATGAGCGGAGAGTCTGCCAGAAAGGTGCTGCTGTTCGATCATCCTTCAATCGGATTCTCGCCGCCATTGGTCCGTCTTTCGGAGGACCGCTGCCCCTGGGGTCCGGAGGCCGTCGAACCGCGCACCACCAGCTCCGGCATGAAGACGAACTCGCTGTGCGGGGCGGGCGTACCGCCGATCTCCTCGAGCAGCGCCCGCACCGCCGCCTGCCCCATCGCCTGCACCGGCTGCCGGATCGTCGTCAGGGGCGGATCGGTGAAGGCTATGAGCGGGGAGTCGTCGAAGCCGACGACGGAGACGTCCTGCGGCACGCGCAGTCCGCGCTGCCGGGCGGCCCGGATCGCGCCGAGCGCCATCATGTCGCTGGCGCACACGATCGCCGAGCAGCCCCGCTCGATGAGCGCGCCAGCCGCCGCCTGTCCGCCTTCGAGCGTGTACAGGGAGTGCTGGATGAACTCCTCGATCTCCTCGGGGGGAAGCCCGAGCCGCTCCCGCATCCCCGCGTGGAAGCCCTCGATCTTCCGCAGCACGGGCACGAACCGCTTCGGGCCGACCGCGAGGCCGATCCGTGTGTGCCCGAGCGAGGCGAGGTGGGTGACCGCCAGCTTCATCGCCGCGCGGTCGTCGGGAGAGACGAACGGCGCCTGGATCTCCGGGGAGAAGCCGTTGATCAGGACGAACGGGACGCCCTTGCCGCGCAGCTGGTCGTAGCGCTGGGTGTCGGCGGTCGTGTCGGCGTGCAGCCCGGAGACGAAGATGATGCCGGAGACGCCGCGCTCGACCAGCATCTCGGTCAGCTCGTCCTCGGTGGACCCGCCGGGGGTCTGCGTGGCGAGGACGGGCGTGTATCCCTGGCGGGTGAGCGCCTGGCCGATGACCTGCGCGAGCGCGGGGAAGATCGGGTTGTCCAGCTCCGGGGTGATCAGCCCCACGAGTCCGGCGCTGCGCTGGCGGAGCCGTACGGGCCGTTCGTAGCCGAGTACGTCGAGCGCGGCCAGCACGGACTGGCGGGTGGCGGCGGCCACACCGGGCTTGCCGTTGAGCACGCGGCTGACTGTGGCTTCACTGACCCCCGCCTGGGCTGCGATGTCGGCTAGCCGCGCGGTCATGTGGTGGGACTGTACCGGGCGCACGTCAGATTGCCCACCAGGAGCAGGAGTCGGGGGCGATGACCACGGTGCCGCGCGCGCCGTCCGCGGCCGCCTCCCGGTGCCGGCCGGGGGCCTGTACGGGGGCCTGGGACGGGTCCTCGACGGGGCGCGCGCCGCACTCCTCGCCCGGGTCGCTGCACAGCAGGAGCCGCCCGTCCGGTCCGCCGGGCCGGGGGATCTCGACGGCCCGGTCCGTCGTGTTCGTCACGCACACGACGGCCGTGCCCGCCGCCGGGCCGCCGGTACGACCCGGGCCGCCGCTACGGCCCGCGCGCCCGGCACCTTCCCCGCCGCCGCCCTCCGCGACCCGGCGGAACGCCAGCAGCCCCGCCGGTGCGGGCAGCCACTCCACCAGGCCGCCCGCGCCCAGCGCCGGGTGTTCGCGCCGTACGGCCAGGGCCGCCCGGTACAGCTCCAGCGTCGAGGCCGGGTCGCCGGTCTGCGCCTCGACCGACAGCGCGCCCCACCCCTCCGGCTGCGGCAGCCAGCTCCCGCCGGGCCCGAACCCGTACGACGAGCCGCCGCGCGTCCACGGGATCGGCACCCGGCAGCCGTCCCGCAGCCCGTCCTGGCCCTCGCCCCGGTGGAACGCCGGGTCCTGGCGCAGCTCGTCCGGCAGGTCCGTGACCTCCGGCAGCCCCAGCTCCTCCCCCTGGTACAGGTACGCCGAGCCGGGCAGCGCCAGCATCAGCAGCGCCGCCGCCCGCGCCCGGCGCAGCCCGCCCAGCCGGGTCGTGTGCCGTACGACGTCGTGGTTGGACAGCACCCACGTCGCCGGGGCGCCCACCGACGTGGTTGCCCTCAGCGACTCGTCGATCACCCTCCGCAGCGTGTCCGCGTCCCAGGGGCAGCGCAGGTAGTGGAAGTTGAACGCCTGGTGCAGCTCGTCGGGGCGTACGTAGAGGGCGAGCCGCTCCGGTGTCGGCGCCCACGCCTCGGCCACCCCGATCCGCTGCCCGCGGCCGGAGTCGCCCGGTTCGCCGTACGAGTCGAGCAGGCGCCGCCACTCGCGGTGGATCTCGTGGACGCCGTCCTGGTCGAAGAACGGCAGTTGCTGCGCGCCGATCAGCCGGGCCTGCTCGCGGCGGCCGATGTCGGGCAGCCCCGGCGCCTTCACCATCCCGTGCGCCACGTCGATCCGGAAGCCGTCCACGCCGAGGTCCAGCCAGAACCGCAGCACCGACGCGAACTCGGCCCGCACCTCCTCGTGGTCCCAGTTCAGGTCGGGCTGCTCGGGCGCGAACAGGTGCAGGTACCAGGAGCCGTCCGCGACCCGCGTCCACGCCGGACCGCCGAAGACGGACTCCCAGTCGTTGGGCGGCAGCGACCCGTCCGGGCCCTTGCCGGGGCGGAAGTGGTACCGGTCACGTCCCGTTCCCGCCAGGGCCTCCTGGAACCAGGGGTGCCGGTCCGACGTGTGGTTGGGCACGATGTCCACGATGACCCGCAGGCCCAGCTCGTGCGCCGCCCGCACCAGCGCGTCGGCGTCCCCCAGGTCCCCGAAGACCGGGTCCACCGCGCGGTAGTCCGCCACGTCGTAGCCGCCGTCCGCCTGCGGCGACGCGTAGAACGGGGTGAGCCACACCGCGTCGGCGCCGAGGTGCGCCAGGTGCGGCAGCCGCTCCCGTACGCCGCGCAGGTCGCCGATGCCGTCGCCGTCGCTGTCGGCGAAGGAGCGGACGTACACCTGGTAGATGACGGCGTCCCGCCACCAGCCGGGGCGGGCGGGCGGAGCGGGACGCCGGTCTCGCGGCGTCCGGGCGGGGGTGGTCAGCTCATGGGCCATGGCGCGGATGCCTCTCGTCCGGAACGCGACGTTCTGCAAGCGTTCTGAAAAGGCTTGCAAAGTTTTCGGCGGTCCCGCAAGGTCGCCCACGGGGGCGCGTGGGAGCGGGCGGGAGGCGGCGAGAGGCGCCCGTGCCTGGCGTGTCAAGCGATGCGACGGCAACTGTAGGGACACGTGGATGTAACGATCCCCTGACCTTGCAGAAAGTTGCCGCAAGGTCTTTCGGCTCGTTTTCATCCCTGTTACGTTCCTGGCAACCCGGCGCGCCGCGAAGGAGCGGTCGGCAGGTGGCAAGTCATCGCAAGATCTTCCGCCTCGGTCTTCCCCGGGATCAGTTGAAGGAGTTCACATGCGGCGTGGCATAGCGGCCACCGCGCTGGTCGCGAGCCTGGCCCTCGCGGCGACGGCCTGCGGCGGCGGTAGTGAGGACAAGGCGGCGGCCGGCGGCCCGGTCACCATCACGTGGTGGGACACCTCGGACGCCACGAACGAGGCTCCGACCTACAAGAAGCTGATCGAGAAGTTCGAGGCCGCCAACAAGGACATCAAGGTCAAGTACCAGAACGTCCCGTTCGCCGAGGCCGAGCAGAAGTACAAGACGGCCGCCCAGGCCGGCAACGCCCCCGACGTCCTGCGCGCCGACGTCGGCTGGACCGCCGGTCTCGCCGAGAACCAGTACCTCGCCCCGCTCGACGGCACCCCCGCCGTCAAGGAGATCGGCTCCTTCAACCAGGGCCTGGTGGAAGGCGCCAAGGTCAACGGGAAGCTGTACGGCGTCCCGCAGGTCACCGACGCCCTCGCGCTCCTCTACAACAAGGAGGTCTTCGCGAAGGCCGGCGTCCAGCCGCCGAAGACCTGGGCCGAGCTGTCCACCGCCGCCAAGACCATCAAGCAGAAGACCGGCGTCGACGGCATCTACCTCAACCCGGACAGCTACTTCGCCCTGCCGTTCCTCTACGGCGAGGGCGGCATGATGGTGGACACCGACAAGAAGAAGATCACCGTCAACGACCCGGCCGGCCAGAAGGCCGTCCAGACCGTCGTCGACATGATCAAGAGCGGTGCCGCCGTCAAGCCGGACTTCACCGACGGCTACAACAACATGCAGGCCGCCTTCAAGGACGGCAAGGTCGCCATGGTCATCAACGGCCCGTGGTCCACGGCCGACGACCTGACCGGCAAGGCGTTCAAGAACAAGGACAACCTGGGCGTCGCCCCGGTCCCGTCCGGCACCTCCGGCAAGGCGGGCACGCCCACCGGCGGCCACAACCTGGTCGTCTACAACGGCGCCGACGCCCCGCACAAGGAGGCCGCGCAGAAGTTCGTGGCGTTCATGACCTCCGCCGCCTCGCAGGAGTTCGCCGCCACCGAGACCGGCGTCCTGCCGACCCGTGACGACGCGTACACCGTCAAGGTCGTCGCCGACCCGATCCGCGCCGCCTTCAAGAACGTGCTGGCCGACTCCACCGCCCGCCCCGCCGTCGCCGGCGTGAGCGACATGTTCACCGAGTGGACCAAGCAGTACATCGAGATCCTCAAGGGCAACGCCACCGTCGAGAAGGGCCTCGACACGACCGCCCAGAAGTGGAAGACCAGCATCAACTCCCTCAAGGAGTACTCGGTCGAATGAGCCCCCTCGGCCCGGACCGGCACCCCGCGAAGGCGCGGAACGCCGGTCCGGGCCGGACCCGTACAGACCTGAGGGAAACCAACTTCCATGAAGACAGCCACCGCAGACCCCGCCACGGCCGTGCGGCCTGCCCGGGCCGGGCTGCTCACCCGCATGAAGCGTTCGTATGACCGGCACTGGTACGCCTGGGCCATGGTGCTGCCGGTGGTCCTGGTCATCGGCGTACTCATCGCCTACCCGCTGGGCCGGGGCGTCTACCTGTCGTTCACCGACGCCAACGAGCTGAACGTCGCCAAGCAGCTCGGCGCGACCGAGATCCCCGCCACGTACCAGTTCGTCGGCTTCGACAACTACTGGCGGGTGCTGTCCGGCGCCGACGGCGAGTTCTACCCGAAGCTCCTGTGGACCGTCGTGTGGACCGTGTCCTGCGTCTTCTTCCACTACACGATCGGCCTCGGCCTCGCCCTGCTGCTCAACCGCAAGGTCAGGGGCCGCTCCCTGTACCGGGTGCTGCTCATCCTGCCGTGGGCCGTGCCCGCCTTCGTGGCCACGTACATCTGGCGCATGATGTACAACTCCGAGTCCGGCATCTTCAACGCCGTGCTCGGGCAGCTCGGCATGGGCCCCGTGGACTGGCTCGGCGACACGTTCATGCAGAAGGTCGCCGTCATCGGCGTCAACGTCTGGCTCGGTGTGCCCTTCATGATGGTCGCCGTCCTCGGCGGCCTGCAGTCCATCTCCAGCGAGCAGTACGAGGCCGCCGAGATGGACGGCGCCAGCCCCTGGCAGCGGTTCCGCCACGTCACCCTGCCCGGCCTGCGCCCGGTCAGCGCCACGGTGATCCTGCTCGGCACGATCTGGACGTTCAACATGTTCCCGATCATCTACCTGATGCTCGGCGAGGCGAACGCCCTGCACAGCGAGATCCTCGTGACGTACGCCTACCGCCTCGCCTTCGGCTCCGTCCGTGACTACGCGGGCGCGGCGACGTACGGCATCCTCATCCTCTCCATGCTGCTGGTCTTCGCCGTCTTCTACCGTCGGATGCTCAACCGTCAGGAGGTCGCCCGATGAGCACGGTGACCCAGCCCCGGAAGAACGCCCCGGCCGCCCACGCCGCGACCGGCGGCCACCGCGCGGCGGGCTCCGGCTCCGGTTCCGGCCGCCGCAAGGTCCGCGGCCGCGAGGAGCGTTCGCCGCTCGCCTCCGCCGGGCTGCACGGCGCGCTGATCGTCGCCAGCCTCGTCGCGGTCTTCCCCATCGCGTACATGATCTTCATCTCGCTGCGCGGCCGGGCGGGCTGGACCAGGCCCACCAGCGCCGAGGGCGGCCTGGAGATCAGCAACTACACGTATGTGCTCACCGAGACCGCGTTCCCGCAGTGGTTCGCCAACTCGGTGCTCATCGCCGCCGGCACCACCCTGATCGGCGTCTTCGTCGCGGCCTCCACCGGCTACGCCATCTCCCGGATGCGCTTCCCCGGCCACAAGTCGCTGATGTGGGTGCTGCTCGTCACGCAGATGTTCCCCGTCGCCGTGCTGATCGTCGCCCTGTACAACATCCTCGGCAGGCTCGGCCTGCTCGACTCGTACCTCGGCCTGATCCTCACGTACTGCTCCGTGTCGGTGCCGTTCTGCGCGTGGATGATGAAGGGCTACTTCGACACGATCCCGCACGAGATCGACGAGGCCGGCCGCGTGGACGGGCTCACCCCGTTCGGCACCTTCTACCGGCTGATCCTGCCGCTCGCGAAGCCCGGCCTCGCCGTCACCGCCTTCTACTCCTTCCTCACCGCGTGGGGAGAGGTCGCCTTCGCCCGCGCCTTCCTGTCCACGGACTCGATGCTCACCCTCTCGGTCGGCCTCCAGAGCTTCATCGGCCAGCACAAGGCCGAGTGGGGCTACCTGACGGCCTCCGCGGTGATCATCACCGTGCCGGCGGGCCTCGTGTTCCTCCTGGTCCAGCGCAACCTCGTCGCCGGGCTCACGGCGGGCGGCACGAAGGGCTGAGACGGCCCGCCCGAGCGCCCGTACGTCCCCGCACCAGGCGCCCGCGCCCGTACGGCCTTCCGTACCGGCGCACCGCGCCCCAGAACGGCGGTGCCGGTCCGGCCCGACAAGCCCCGTCGCCGGACCCGGCACCGCCCCCATTCCACTCCACCCAGGGAAGACATGACCCAGCACCTCGCCGCCCCCGCCGCCCCGACCACCGGCACGGACACCGGCTGGTGGAGAGAAGCGGTGATCTACCAGGTCTATCCGCGCAGCTTCGCCGACGGCAACGGCGACGGCATGGGCGACCTCCAGGGCATCCGCAGCCGCCTCCCCTACCTGAGGGACCTCGGCGTGGACGCCGTCTGGCTGAGCCCCTTCTACGCGTCGCCGCAGGCCGACGCCGGGTACGACGTCGCCGACTACCGGGCCATCGACCCGATGTTCGGCACCCTCCTCGACGCCGACGCCCTGGTCCGCGAGGCCCACGAACTGGGCCTGCGGATCATCGTGGACCTCGTCCCCAACCACTCCTCCGACCAGCACGAGTGGTTCCAGCGCGCCCTGCGCGAGGGCCCCGGCTCCCCGCTGCGCGAGCGCTACCACTTCCGCCCCGGCAAGGGCGAGAACGGCGAACGGCCGCCCAACGACTGGGAGTCCATCTTCGGCGGCCCCGCCTGGACCCGCGTCGCCGACGGCGAGTGGTACCTCCACCTGTTCGCCCCCGAGCAGCCCGACTTCAACTGGGACCACCCCGCCGTACGCGACGAGTTCCGCTCCATCCTGCGGTTCTGGCTCGACATGGGCGTCGACGGCTTCCGCGTGGACGTCGCCCACGGCCTCGTCAAGGCGCCCGGCCTGCCCGACATCGGCGCCCACGACCAGCTGAAGCTGCTCGGCAACGACGTCATGCCGTTCTTCGACCAGGAGGGCGTCCACGAGATCTACCGCAGCTGGCGCAAGGTCCTGGAGGAGTACGACGGCGAGCGCGTCCTCGTCGCCGAGGCGTGGACCCCGACCGTCGAGCGCACCGCCAACTACGTGCGCCCCGACGAGATGCACCAGGCGTTCAACTTCCAGTACCTGGGCACCCACTGGGACGCCGCCGAACTCCGCAAGGTCATCGACGCGTCGCTCGCCGCGATGCGGCCCGTCGGCGCCCCCACCACCTGGGTGCTCTCCAACCACGACGTCACCCGGCACGCCACCCGCTTCGCCAACCCGCCCGGCCTCGGCACTCAGCTGCGCGAGCCCGGCGACCGCGAGCTGGGCCTGCGCCGCGCCCGCGCCGCGACCCTGCTGATGCTGGCCCTGCCCGGCTCCGCGTACGTCTACCAGGGCGAGGAGCTCGGCCTGCCCGACGTCACCGACCTGCCGGACGAGGTGCGCCAGGACCCGTCGTTCTTCCGCGCCACCGGCCAGGACGGCTACCGCGACGGCTGCCGCGTGCCGATCCCGTGGACGCGCGAGGGCTCCTCATACGGCTTCGGCTCCGGCGGCAGCTGGCTCCCGCAGCCCGCCACGTGGGGCGCCCTGTCCGTCGAGGCGCAGACCGGCGTGCCCGGCTCCACCCTGGAGCTGTACCGCGCCGCGCTGCGCGTCCGCCGCGAGCAGCCCGGCCTCGGCGCGGGCGAGGGCGTGGAGTGGCTGGACGCGCCCGACGGCGTACTGGCGTTCCGCCGGGACGGGTTCGTGTGCACCGCGAACACGACCGGCGGGCCGGTCCGCATCGACGTGCCCGGCCGGATGCTGCTCTCCAGCGAGCCGGTCCGCACCAGCGTGGACGGCACGACCGAACTGCCCGCCGACACGACCGTCTGGTGGGCGGTGTGACCGTCCCCCTGACCCGGGGCGCCGGCGACCTGACCGCCGGCGCCCCGCGCCTCTCGGACATCGCCGCGCAGGCGGGGGTGAGCGAGGCGACCGTCAGCCGGGTCCTGAACGGCAAGGCGGGCGTCGCGCCGAACACCCGCCACCGCGTGCTCGCCGCGCTGGACATGCTCGGCTACGAGCGTCCCGTACGGCTGCGGCAGCGCAGCGCGGGCCTCATCGGACTGCTCATCCCGGAGCTGACGAACCCGATCTTCCCGGCGTTCGCGCAGGTCATCGAGCAGGTCCTGGCCGGGCATGGCTACACGCCCGTGCTGTGCACGCAGATGCCGGGCGGCGCCACGGAGGACGAGCTGGTCGAGCAGCTGGAGGAACGCGGCGTCACCGGCATCGTGTTCATGTCCGGGCTGCACGCCGACACGACCGCGGACCCGTCCCGGTACGAGCGGCTCACCGCGCGGGGCGTGCCGTACGTCCTGATCAACGGCTTCAACGAGCGCATCGACGCCCATTTCGTGTCGCCCGACGACCGGGCGGCCGCGCGCATGGCCGTGCGGCACCTGGTGGAGCTGGGCCACGAGCGCATCGGCCTGGCCATCGGCCCCACCCGGTACGTACCGTCGCGCCGCAAGGCCGAGGGCTTCGTGTCGGCGATGGGCCGGATGCTGGGCGTGGAGCGGGAGGCGGCGGAGGGGTACGTCCAGTCCACCCTGTTCGGCGTGGAGGGCGGCCACGCGGCGGCGGGCGTCCTGCTCGACCAGGGCTGCACCGGCATCGTGTGCGGCAGCGACCTGATGGCCCTGGGCGCGATCCGCGCGGTCCGCGCCCGCGGCCTGGACGTGCCGGGCGACGTGTCGGTGGTCGGCTTCGACGACTCGCCGCTCATCGCCTTCACGGACCCGCCCCTGACGACGGTCCGCCAGCCGGTCCGCGCGATGGCCACGGCGGCGGTGGACGCCCTCCTGGAGGAGATCGAGGGCAACCCGGTCCAGCGCACCGAGTTCGTCTTCCAGCCGGACCTGGTGGTCCGCGGCTCCACGACGGCACCGCGGGTGTAGGGCTGGGCGCTTATCCATCAAGCGGCCCACCAGCCCCTAGCTCACCTGGGGGCCGGTGGGCTGCGCCCATTCCCACTGCCGCCACGAGCCGATCCGGAACTCAAGGGCCGTTTGAGCGTGCGGTGCTACTTGGGCCCCTTCGGGATGGGGGGAGCCATGGCATTCGAAGACGAGTGGGCGGCCCCGCCAGCGGCCGGGTGAGCGCGCCGCCCGACGCCCACGCCACCCGGCCCTCCCTCGGCCACGTGGCGGGCAGCCCGCCGCGCAGGACGAAGCTCCCGGTCTCGTAGGCCCGTACGTCCGCCTCGGCGTGCAGGCCGCCCCGCGGCAACTTCGCCGTCTCGCCCAGGGGGTGGTACCCGGCGCGCCAGGCGGCTCCCGCGGCCGAGCCGTCCCATGCC
This genomic window from Streptomyces thermolilacinus SPC6 contains:
- a CDS encoding sugar ABC transporter permease, producing the protein MSTVTQPRKNAPAAHAATGGHRAAGSGSGSGRRKVRGREERSPLASAGLHGALIVASLVAVFPIAYMIFISLRGRAGWTRPTSAEGGLEISNYTYVLTETAFPQWFANSVLIAAGTTLIGVFVAASTGYAISRMRFPGHKSLMWVLLVTQMFPVAVLIVALYNILGRLGLLDSYLGLILTYCSVSVPFCAWMMKGYFDTIPHEIDEAGRVDGLTPFGTFYRLILPLAKPGLAVTAFYSFLTAWGEVAFARAFLSTDSMLTLSVGLQSFIGQHKAEWGYLTASAVIITVPAGLVFLLVQRNLVAGLTAGGTKG
- a CDS encoding glycoside hydrolase family 13 protein, whose translation is MTQHLAAPAAPTTGTDTGWWREAVIYQVYPRSFADGNGDGMGDLQGIRSRLPYLRDLGVDAVWLSPFYASPQADAGYDVADYRAIDPMFGTLLDADALVREAHELGLRIIVDLVPNHSSDQHEWFQRALREGPGSPLRERYHFRPGKGENGERPPNDWESIFGGPAWTRVADGEWYLHLFAPEQPDFNWDHPAVRDEFRSILRFWLDMGVDGFRVDVAHGLVKAPGLPDIGAHDQLKLLGNDVMPFFDQEGVHEIYRSWRKVLEEYDGERVLVAEAWTPTVERTANYVRPDEMHQAFNFQYLGTHWDAAELRKVIDASLAAMRPVGAPTTWVLSNHDVTRHATRFANPPGLGTQLREPGDRELGLRRARAATLLMLALPGSAYVYQGEELGLPDVTDLPDEVRQDPSFFRATGQDGYRDGCRVPIPWTREGSSYGFGSGGSWLPQPATWGALSVEAQTGVPGSTLELYRAALRVRREQPGLGAGEGVEWLDAPDGVLAFRRDGFVCTANTTGGPVRIDVPGRMLLSSEPVRTSVDGTTELPADTTVWWAV
- a CDS encoding LacI family DNA-binding transcriptional regulator, whose amino-acid sequence is MGGVTVPLTRGAGDLTAGAPRLSDIAAQAGVSEATVSRVLNGKAGVAPNTRHRVLAALDMLGYERPVRLRQRSAGLIGLLIPELTNPIFPAFAQVIEQVLAGHGYTPVLCTQMPGGATEDELVEQLEERGVTGIVFMSGLHADTTADPSRYERLTARGVPYVLINGFNERIDAHFVSPDDRAAARMAVRHLVELGHERIGLAIGPTRYVPSRRKAEGFVSAMGRMLGVEREAAEGYVQSTLFGVEGGHAAAGVLLDQGCTGIVCGSDLMALGAIRAVRARGLDVPGDVSVVGFDDSPLIAFTDPPLTTVRQPVRAMATAAVDALLEEIEGNPVQRTEFVFQPDLVVRGSTTAPRV